A segment of the Vicugna pacos chromosome 25, VicPac4, whole genome shotgun sequence genome:
AGACATTGCTCTCAGCACCGCATCCCCAACCCCTTGCTCTTCTTGGACTGTTTCCCTTCCTCACATCTTTATTCCCCCAGGTATCCTGGGCCCTGGGGGCACTGTCAGCTGGAGGGGCTGGGACTAAGTTCCAGGAGGCAAAGCAGGGGCCCCTAGCCAGATGCCCAGGGCGGCTGTTGGAGCTCAAAGGTATGGCATTCTTGGGGAGcacagggatggggcagggaGAGGTGGAGGAACTGGAGCTTCTCGGTGCTTTAGGACCTGGGAGGCAGCCCTGCTGACCTGCTCTCCACCCCAGGAAACATCCGTGTGCTGTGTCGGCTGAGGCCAGGGACACCCTCCAGCCTGGTGAGCTTGGAGCCTGGCCCGGGTGGCACTGTCACCACTTGCTATCGAGGGCACCAGCGTCGCTTCCGCCTAGACTGGGTCTTCCCTCCACATGCCAGCCAGGAGGAGGTGATGCCCCACCCTTGCACCTGTGCTGACCATCCCTCAGAGTCCCCTGGAGTCCAGAAGAAGTTCTGAGTTCCCCTTCCCTGTTGGCCTGCCCTCCTCAGAGGGAGAGTGGCTGGAATCTagcagggaagggaaagaatCTGGGAGGCAGACTGGCATCCTAGCTGGGCACCTCCTTTCCTTCCAGGGTTTTCCCTTTGTATTCCCCCACCGAGCCCTGCAAGCAGGAGAGAAAGACTTCCCGGTTTAGACAGGAAGATTAccattttcaaaaatactttttttttaccaGGAAACTAATGATAATGAACGTGTCTGAAGTGATAGTCACTGCTCACGCAAGGCTGGCTGTGGAGCGTGGCTGGGGTGCTGTTGTGGTGGGGACAGTGCTGTGACCTCCTCCCCCCAGGCTTCTTCAGCTGCCCACTCCCCGGCCCAGCCCTGACAGCGGGCACCCCTCCTTACTTTGTGGCCAGGGGAATGGTGGGGCACAGGTGATCTTCCAGCCTCAAGGCTTTCCCATTGCTCCACACGGatcctccccccttccctcccctttcctgctAGACCCAGTGAGCTGAAAACAGAGGCTTAAGTCACAGCCCCACCACCACCTTGCCTCACATACGCCATCTCCATCGCACACAGACTTTGCAACTAGACCTTCCATAGCTCAGAAAATGGAGGCTGAGAGTCGGAAGGGGGTGAGTCAAGGGACAGAGCTGTCAGACTCAGACTTGTGCTGGCCTCACAGGGACAGAGTGTGATGAGAGTGCCTGGCAGGCGGCTGGGGCTCTCTCCCCTACTTCCTGGGGTCCCACAGCTGTTTTCCACCTACCTTTCTCTCTGGGTATCCTCCACACTACCCCCAACCCCGTTTTCAGCCTCCGTCCCAAACTGTAGCCCTGAACGGGGCCCTCCTTGTCCACTGTCTTCTGGATAGCCTTTCTGGACAGGGCCCTCCAATTCAACACATCTGGATGAAAGAGCTAAAGTTATCTGTTAGAAGTCCCCTCACCTATGTTCCCACCTCTGCAACAGTGCCACAGTGCCCCCACCATAGCCACCCCCAGTGCTTCTTTCTGGTCGTGGAATCTGAGTGACCCCACTGGCAGTTCTGATTCTGTCCTCTTGACTGGCAGCCACCACTTCACGCAGAACTGACAGCCCGCTCAGTTATCAGCCACCTTCTGGGCATGAAATCTGGCGAATTCATTGCTCAGAAGGCTGCTGCTGGTGTCCAGTTGCCACAGGACACAAGTCCCATCTCCATCTTCCCTTCACCTGCCTTTCTGCACCCTCTGAGGCTTCAGCTGGCCACTGTGCTCCACACCCATGGGGCCCTCAGGGTTCATCTGTCGTGTGCTGGGTGCGGCACTAGCCCTCCTGGTAGATGTTGCCACTTAACCCTCATAACAGGTGCCACTGTAGTCCTTATCTCTCATAGGGGAAGGCTGAGTGACTTGCCTCCAACCAGACGCAGGATTTGAACCTGGCAGTCAAGCCCGGGGTACTCCCCCGGCCTCCCAAGCGGTTGTTGTCAGGACTCCAGTACTCTGTATCACCTGTTCTCTTTTCCTGTCATGTCCCTTCCTGTCTTCGCTTGGCAAATTCTTGCAAATGCCATGTTCTCCAGGGAGCCTACTCTGTCTGTTGGAAGATCCACCCTTGCATTGTGCTCCCCTAGCTAGACCCATCCTCCTCCCAGAGAAATTGATTTGTTCATATCCTGGGGCTTagggcccctcccacccctcctacCCCTATAGGTCTTCAGAGAACTGGAGTCAGCTGTGCTGTCCTGCCTTGGAGGCTACAGTGTCTGCATTTTCACCTATGGTCAAACGGGGACAGGGAAGACCTACAGCATGGAGGTGGGAAAGTGGGGAGTCTGGGTGGCTCCTgaggccaggggctgggaaaTGAGCCTAATGTGgccccctgccctgtccccagggCCCACCTGAGGACCCTGGCATAGCTCCTAGGGCACTGCAGTCACTGTTCCGGGAGATGGGGACAGGCGGACAGCACCGCGTGACACTCAGCATGGTGGAGATCTACAACGAAGCTGTCAGGTCAGGGTTGTCCCTGGCTGCCTCTGCCCCGCATTCTTTTGGTTCCACCCTCCTGGAACTCCCAACAAAGCCCCCCCTTTTCACTCCCAGGGACCTCCtagccccagggcctccccagCGCCTGGCCGTGAGGCAAGGCCCAGCAGGCCAGGGGGGAATCCAGGTGGCTGGCCTCACCCACTGGGAAGTGCCCAACCTGGAGTCGTTGCATCAGGTAAGGCTGCAGAGTCCTCCAAGGCCCCGCGCGGTACTCCCACCTGGGGCCCAGATCCTGCGGTAGGCCAGCCCTGTTGCTCCGGCCTCCAGATGCTGAGCCTGGGAAGGGGCAACCGGGCCACCGCCGCCACCGTCATGAACCAGCACAGCTCTCGTTCGCATGCCCTGGTCACGCTGACTCTGCGCACGGCGTCCCCACTGCGCGGTCCTGCCACCTCAGGTACCACGGCCCGCGCCTGAGCCCTGCGGGGGGGCGTCGCCGAACCGACACCGGGCCCCCCTTGATGTCGGGCTCGCGTGTCCCCACAGGCACGCTGCACCTGGTGGACCTGGCCGGATCCGAGCGTGCCTGGAAGGCGGGGGCAGCCAGCACCTCGTGGGAAGACCGGGACGGCCCCCAACGTCTGCGGGAAGCTCGGACCATCAATCGCTCGCTGCTGGCGCTGGGAGGCGTGATGACTGCGCTGCGGGCCCGCCGGCCACACGTGCCCTTCCGCGATTCGCAGCTCACACGCTTGCTGCAGCCCGCGCTCGGCCCCGGCGCCACCGCGGTGCTGTTGCTGCAGGTGGGGCCCGCCCCGCAGGCCCGCGGGAGGGTGGTTTGCATGCCAGGCGCCGCCCACTCGGGCCCGCCCACCAGCCCGCTCCCTCGCAGATCTCCACGCGGCCCGAGGATCTCGGCGAGACCGTGTGCTCGCTGAAGTTCGCCGAGCGAGTGGGCCAAGTGGAGCTGGGGCCGGCTAGACCCCGCAGGGCCCCGCGCTCGGGGACGCCCTCCTCCCTGAGCACCGAAACACCGCTCACCGGGACGCCCTGCACACCGACACCATCCCCCGGCAGCCCGCCAAGCCCTGGCCTGGACAGCGGCTCCAGCTCAGCCCTCTCACCACCAGAGGAGCTGCCTTCGTAGTCCCACCCTAGGAGTCTGGAGTCGCGTCTCTGCCGGCAGAGGCAGCAAAGACCCCACTCTCCTCATGACCTCCTCGACCTCTAGGGACCCAGTGCCCCCGAAACTCCCAGAGTCTAACCCGCCTCTCCTCCAACCCCATGTTTGGCCTGGAGTAAGGATTGCCTCCCCTTGGCCCAGGCTCTCAGCCCCTTCCTTATCACCATCTGATGTTATCGCGGTGCGCCGCAGGGGGTCTCAGAGCTGGGAGGCAGACCCTGGCCAAGTGGTCACCAGAGTCACTACCCAGCCACCAAATATCAGACTTGCATTAAAATGTTGTCTGTTCCTTTACTGTTATCTTCCCCACTACCACCATCAAAACCAGGTAGGGCCTCTGTTCCCTTTCCCCCAGAAGGTGCTACCTCCTTCCCAGGCATTTGAGGGAGGACAGGATTTCAGGCCAGAGCTGCCATTAGGctttccctcccccagcctggagCCAGGGAGGGGAGGTGACTGATGGTGATGGATGGTTGGATAGATGGGCAGAGGGCCAGAGATTGTGGGACCAGGAAGGGCTACTCCAAACAGAGCCCTGGTCCCAGCCTTGCCTTGGGGTAGGTGAGGCATGGCTGACTACCAGGGCCAGGGTGACACCCAGCTGGGCCACAGCTCTTCTGGGGCAGTCCAGTAAACATGTGGACTCTCAGCTCAAGTGATGCCTCGTGTCTCAATGCTGCTGTAGCTACGCACACCTCTTGGTCCTCTTGTCCTTGGTTTCCCCTCAACAAGCCAGATGGTGGCgggagagggtgggagaggaAAGCTGCCCCTGCCCTGGGAGGCTCACAGGCTGCACCAGGAGAGGAGccagcctgggctgggggcagccAGGTCTCGGGGGTGGCTACCCCACACATCGTAGATGCTCTTATTGGGTGGCACCCCCTGGAAGAGGGCATCTAGATCCCAGAGCACCCCTGGGGGGCTGTGGGTTTCAGGGGGCACCCCCCAGTAGGCGGGGTTGGTTGAGGGTGGGCACcgggggcaggaggtgggtggTAGTGGGGCCAAGGGCATTACCACATTGGGAGTGTAGATGGGCAAGTAGGAGGTGGGCAGCTGTCCCCAAAGCGAGGCCCTGTGACCTCCACCAGACAGCCCTCCTGGGTCTGAGGTACCCTGCAGTAAGTGAAGGGGCCATGTTCTGGAATCAGGGGAGAGGGGCGAGGGCCTGCTGGTTCCACCCTGGGAAGTCTCCCCCTCCACTCTCATGGGccctgggagggggcagaggggccaCAGAGGCCTCTCAGAGGGCAGGAGTGCAGTGGGTACCTCTTCCTCCCGATTGCTCACTGAGCCTGACCGACTTGGGCTGCTCCGTGGCGCCCCCTCCCGAGAATTCCCTAACAGAGACTTTATGCTGAAGCTCTCGCTGGGCGGTGGCTGGGGACTGGGTGGCTGGTAGGGTCGGCCGTGCAGCACGTAGGGGCCCAGGTCCTTGGCGAAGGCGCCCCTCGCACCTTTGCTCTGCCAGCGCCGGCACAGGGCCGTGTTCTGCAGCCGCAGCGCCTCGGCCGGGATCAGGCTTACATCAACCGCCCAGAAGTTGCCCTTGGCCTGGGGCTTCGCAGGATCCTTGGGcacctggtgggggagggggaacagTTTGGGTGGGGCAGCCCAACCCCGGATACTCAGGATTTCCGCCCGCGTCCCACCCCCAGGCTCTGACCCTCGCCCTGCCCCACCTTGTGGAAGCACCGGTTGGAGGAGAGGTTGTGGCGGATGGAGTCTTTCCAGCCCTCGTAGTCATCCCTGAAGAAGGGGAACACAGCCTGGACCTGACGGATGATCTGAAACCAGTGGGCGGCCAGTCGGCCTGCACCATGAGCCAGGCGCGCAGTGGGGCACCTCTACCCCTCCCCTCATCCCCGCATAGGTCCCTTCACAGAACACCTCTGAGCCCAGGGGAAAAGGGGACACCATGCCGGGTAGGGTCCTGCCTTAGCATTTGAGCCCTCTCCCTGGGTGACCAGGCCGGAACTGGCCCCACTGGCATAGCTGAGTAGGGCCAGTTCGGGCTGGAGGCCAGAGCCTGAGCCTCTTGAGTAGGTCCAGGTGAGGGACAGGTCTGGGGACCGATCGGT
Coding sequences within it:
- the KIFC2 gene encoding kinesin-like protein KIFC2 isoform X3 — its product is MYAFYSLLIYIFYSLFRRDGGAAAAKVPGNPSQSTRCKPGRRRSDQTTGELWTELTGLVGCPESEDGPGGGAEGGPAEVSLEEALVRVAEFLSVQLGAEESFGNPPDLSKPGDVPPLLTVTGQLLALLAWIRSPRGRQAVLQGTQAASGVQSPIPAGTPSQDESPSLSPRGEAQGQQPPQLEVDQRAWQRLEQFILGQLEELKQQLELQEKELGHLRLGVGATDSEKRVQYLTLENKALKQSLSLTRDLLLHWGPGPLSRAPQEEAEALAELQGRLQEAQDTTEALRVQLGAQEMQLQGLRGALQQLQQETEQNCRRELQQMHGQLAGLRARMASLRQGCGDLRGLVSTFTQSCQGSLSEARGQVSWALGALSAGGAGTKFQEAKQGPLARCPGRLLELKGNIRVLCRLRPGTPSSLVSLEPGPGGTVTTCYRGHQRRFRLDWVFPPHASQEEVFRELESAVLSCLGGYSVCIFTYGQTGTGKTYSMEGPPEDPGIAPRALQSLFREMGTGGQHRVTLSMVEIYNEAVRDLLAPGPPQRLAVRQGPAGQGGIQVAGLTHWEVPNLESLHQMLSLGRGNRATAATVMNQHSSRSHALVTLTLRTASPLRGPATSGTLHLVDLAGSERAWKAGAASTSWEDRDGPQRLREARTINRSLLALGGVMTALRARRPHVPFRDSQLTRLLQPALGPGATAVLLLQISTRPEDLGETVCSLKFAERVGQVELGPARPRRAPRSGTPSSLSTETPLTGTPCTPTPSPGSPPSPGLDSGSSSALSPPEELPS
- the KIFC2 gene encoding kinesin-like protein KIFC2 isoform X1 — translated: MYAFYSLLIYIFYSLFRRDGGAAAAKVPGNPSQVSGGGRSSAGDPLPENCSAGPQSSTRCKPGRRRSDQTTGELWTELTGLVGCPESEDGPGGGAEGGPAEVSLEEALVRVAEFLSVQLGAEESFGNPPDLSKPGDVPPLLTVTGQLLALLAWIRSPRGRQAVLQGTQAASGVQSPIPAGTPSQDESPSLSPRGEAQGQQPPQLEVDQRAWQRLEQFILGQLEELKQQLELQEKELGHLRLGVGATDSEKRVQYLTLENKALKQSLSLTRDLLLHWGPGPLSRAPQEEAEALAELQGRLQEAQDTTEALRVQLGAQEMQLQGLRGALQQLQQETEQNCRRELQQMHGQLAGLRARMASLRQGCGDLRGLVSTFTQSCQGSLSEARGQVSWALGALSAGGAGTKFQEAKQGPLARCPGRLLELKGNIRVLCRLRPGTPSSLVSLEPGPGGTVTTCYRGHQRRFRLDWVFPPHASQEEVFRELESAVLSCLGGYSVCIFTYGQTGTGKTYSMEGPPEDPGIAPRALQSLFREMGTGGQHRVTLSMVEIYNEAVRDLLAPGPPQRLAVRQGPAGQGGIQVAGLTHWEVPNLESLHQMLSLGRGNRATAATVMNQHSSRSHALVTLTLRTASPLRGPATSGTLHLVDLAGSERAWKAGAASTSWEDRDGPQRLREARTINRSLLALGGVMTALRARRPHVPFRDSQLTRLLQPALGPGATAVLLLQISTRPEDLGETVCSLKFAERVGQVELGPARPRRAPRSGTPSSLSTETPLTGTPCTPTPSPGSPPSPGLDSGSSSALSPPEELPS
- the KIFC2 gene encoding kinesin-like protein KIFC2 isoform X4, giving the protein MRTGFAEGGLFRRDGGAAAAKVPGNPSQSTRCKPGRRRSDQTTGELWTELTGLVGCPESEDGPGGGAEGGPAEVSLEEALVRVAEFLSVQLGAEESFGNPPDLSKPGDVPPLLTVTGQLLALLAWIRSPRGRQAVLQGTQAASGVQSPIPAGTPSQDESPSLSPRGEAQGQQPPQLEVDQRAWQRLEQFILGQLEELKQQLELQEKELGHLRLGVGATDSEKRVQYLTLENKALKQSLSLTRDLLLHWGPGPLSRAPQEEAEALAELQGRLQEAQDTTEALRVQLGAQEMQLQGLRGALQQLQQETEQNCRRELQQMHGQLAGLRARMASLRQGCGDLRGLVSTFTQSCQGSLSEARGQVSWALGALSAGGAGTKFQEAKQGPLARCPGRLLELKGNIRVLCRLRPGTPSSLVSLEPGPGGTVTTCYRGHQRRFRLDWVFPPHASQEEVFRELESAVLSCLGGYSVCIFTYGQTGTGKTYSMEGPPEDPGIAPRALQSLFREMGTGGQHRVTLSMVEIYNEAVRDLLAPGPPQRLAVRQGPAGQGGIQVAGLTHWEVPNLESLHQMLSLGRGNRATAATVMNQHSSRSHALVTLTLRTASPLRGPATSGTLHLVDLAGSERAWKAGAASTSWEDRDGPQRLREARTINRSLLALGGVMTALRARRPHVPFRDSQLTRLLQPALGPGATAVLLLQISTRPEDLGETVCSLKFAERVGQVELGPARPRRAPRSGTPSSLSTETPLTGTPCTPTPSPGSPPSPGLDSGSSSALSPPEELPS
- the FOXH1 gene encoding forkhead box protein H1, producing MGPCSNPRLGLPERESPSQPPKRRKKRYLRHDKPPYTYLAMIALVIQAAPSRRLKLAQIIRQVQAVFPFFRDDYEGWKDSIRHNLSSNRCFHKVPKDPAKPQAKGNFWAVDVSLIPAEALRLQNTALCRRWQSKGARGAFAKDLGPYVLHGRPYQPPSPQPPPSESFSIKSLLGNSREGAPRSSPSRSGSVSNREEEVPTALLPSERPLWPLCPLPGPMRVEGETSQGGTSRPSPLSPDSRTWPLHLLQGTSDPGGLSGGGHRASLWGQLPTSYLPIYTPNVVMPLAPLPPTSCPRCPPSTNPAYWGVPPETHSPPGVLWDLDALFQGVPPNKSIYDVWGSHPRDLAAPSPGWLLSWCSL
- the KIFC2 gene encoding kinesin-like protein KIFC2 isoform X5, giving the protein MDSEPQGEAGRAPGDSGSLRGAVPHSCWCVRRRTPSQDESPSLSPRGEAQGQQPPQLEVDQRAWQRLEQFILGQLEELKQQLELQEKELGHLRLGVGATDSEKRVQYLTLENKALKQSLSLTRDLLLHWGPGPLSRAPQEEAEALAELQGRLQEAQDTTEALRVQLGAQEMQLQGLRGALQQLQQETEQNCRRELQQMHGQLAGLRARMASLRQGCGDLRGLVSTFTQSCQGSLSEARGQVSWALGALSAGGAGTKFQEAKQGPLARCPGRLLELKGNIRVLCRLRPGTPSSLVSLEPGPGGTVTTCYRGHQRRFRLDWVFPPHASQEEVFRELESAVLSCLGGYSVCIFTYGQTGTGKTYSMEGPPEDPGIAPRALQSLFREMGTGGQHRVTLSMVEIYNEAVRDLLAPGPPQRLAVRQGPAGQGGIQVAGLTHWEVPNLESLHQMLSLGRGNRATAATVMNQHSSRSHALVTLTLRTASPLRGPATSGTLHLVDLAGSERAWKAGAASTSWEDRDGPQRLREARTINRSLLALGGVMTALRARRPHVPFRDSQLTRLLQPALGPGATAVLLLQISTRPEDLGETVCSLKFAERVGQVELGPARPRRAPRSGTPSSLSTETPLTGTPCTPTPSPGSPPSPGLDSGSSSALSPPEELPS
- the KIFC2 gene encoding kinesin-like protein KIFC2 isoform X2, giving the protein MRTGFAEGGLFRRDGGAAAAKVPGNPSQVSGGGRSSAGDPLPENCSAGPQSSTRCKPGRRRSDQTTGELWTELTGLVGCPESEDGPGGGAEGGPAEVSLEEALVRVAEFLSVQLGAEESFGNPPDLSKPGDVPPLLTVTGQLLALLAWIRSPRGRQAVLQGTQAASGVQSPIPAGTPSQDESPSLSPRGEAQGQQPPQLEVDQRAWQRLEQFILGQLEELKQQLELQEKELGHLRLGVGATDSEKRVQYLTLENKALKQSLSLTRDLLLHWGPGPLSRAPQEEAEALAELQGRLQEAQDTTEALRVQLGAQEMQLQGLRGALQQLQQETEQNCRRELQQMHGQLAGLRARMASLRQGCGDLRGLVSTFTQSCQGSLSEARGQVSWALGALSAGGAGTKFQEAKQGPLARCPGRLLELKGNIRVLCRLRPGTPSSLVSLEPGPGGTVTTCYRGHQRRFRLDWVFPPHASQEEVFRELESAVLSCLGGYSVCIFTYGQTGTGKTYSMEGPPEDPGIAPRALQSLFREMGTGGQHRVTLSMVEIYNEAVRDLLAPGPPQRLAVRQGPAGQGGIQVAGLTHWEVPNLESLHQMLSLGRGNRATAATVMNQHSSRSHALVTLTLRTASPLRGPATSGTLHLVDLAGSERAWKAGAASTSWEDRDGPQRLREARTINRSLLALGGVMTALRARRPHVPFRDSQLTRLLQPALGPGATAVLLLQISTRPEDLGETVCSLKFAERVGQVELGPARPRRAPRSGTPSSLSTETPLTGTPCTPTPSPGSPPSPGLDSGSSSALSPPEELPS